The Methanolacinia petrolearia DSM 11571 genome has a segment encoding these proteins:
- a CDS encoding NADH-quinone oxidoreductase subunit C, which produces MTIEEQLIREISVGELLDEVKAKSDDGYRLVQIGCTRIEDAFEINYSFDKENRFENLRVTIGEDVTMPSISDIYWGAFIYENEMHDLYGIPVEGMNIDFNGYLFKTSIPHPFRGEVTVKKVPAKKAVEETKEEAKADAGGEE; this is translated from the coding sequence ATGACTATCGAAGAACAACTGATAAGGGAGATTTCGGTCGGCGAACTTTTGGACGAGGTCAAAGCGAAGTCGGACGACGGCTACCGCCTGGTCCAGATCGGGTGCACGAGAATCGAGGACGCCTTCGAGATCAACTACTCGTTCGACAAGGAGAATCGTTTCGAGAACCTGAGAGTCACGATCGGCGAAGATGTGACGATGCCGAGCATATCGGATATCTACTGGGGGGCGTTCATCTACGAAAACGAGATGCACGACCTCTACGGGATTCCGGTGGAAGGGATGAATATCGATTTCAACGGCTATCTCTTTAAGACGAGCATCCCGCACCCGTTCAGGGGCGAGGTGACGGTAAAGAAAGTCCCGGCGAAGAAAGCGGTGGAAGAGACCAAAGAAGAAGCAAAGGCCGATGCCGGGGGTGAAGAATGA